One genomic segment of Desulforamulus reducens MI-1 includes these proteins:
- a CDS encoding phage portal protein yields MNLQEYINVVHDGKPDWFVSECNSYYHQSRINNIIDIKEYLSGSHLINNRPAEMWNGKVFEPRRIVLQYAKTVLNFSTSYLLKNPVTITGEENDVKVMKKVYKQGKFNRTDLDIMDKLVKYGAVYKYLFIDKDGKIKSKLINPEDAYPIYNEQGEMICFIEHYTTDYNVSYYNIFTDSTVQKWSDAGGDFNFLGVFNNPSGLPCVYKNLNELDNTDGRSDLEDFINIIDNMEDLISKYTDSIYKFLNPIPVVIGQRLNIKDGKGEIPTNLVGVGLNLDDGADMKFIHGQLDFESFESVWKVLKQSLLDISNTPAVSMNNTDISNLSEVSIKLLFSLADIKAGLNERYIREGFEQRFKKIEKLLRLQGIEINSDNIDVVFQYARPLNETDIIDNIKVLKELGVMSLQSAIENCPMIYDVGSEMERLGKEGNGLENTDIVNS; encoded by the coding sequence AAGCAGAATCAATAATATTATTGACATAAAAGAATATTTGAGTGGTAGTCATTTAATCAATAATAGGCCAGCGGAAATGTGGAACGGAAAAGTATTTGAACCCAGGAGAATAGTTTTACAGTATGCTAAGACAGTTTTAAATTTTAGTACAAGTTATCTGTTAAAAAATCCCGTAACAATTACAGGTGAAGAAAATGACGTTAAAGTGATGAAGAAAGTTTATAAGCAAGGTAAATTCAATAGAACTGATTTAGATATAATGGACAAGTTAGTTAAATATGGTGCTGTCTATAAATATTTGTTTATTGATAAAGACGGAAAGATTAAGAGTAAATTAATTAATCCAGAGGATGCTTATCCTATCTATAATGAGCAGGGAGAAATGATTTGTTTTATAGAACATTATACAACTGATTATAATGTTAGTTACTACAATATCTTTACTGATAGTACAGTCCAAAAATGGTCTGATGCTGGAGGAGATTTTAATTTCTTAGGAGTTTTTAATAATCCTAGTGGGCTACCTTGTGTTTATAAGAATTTGAATGAGTTAGATAATACAGATGGAAGATCAGATTTAGAGGATTTTATAAACATCATAGATAATATGGAGGATTTGATTAGTAAATATACTGACAGTATTTACAAGTTTCTAAATCCTATTCCTGTAGTGATAGGACAGAGATTAAATATAAAAGATGGCAAAGGTGAGATACCAACAAACTTAGTTGGTGTTGGTCTTAATTTAGATGATGGAGCAGACATGAAATTTATTCATGGTCAATTGGATTTTGAAAGTTTTGAGAGCGTTTGGAAGGTATTAAAGCAATCATTGTTAGATATTAGTAATACTCCTGCTGTATCAATGAATAATACAGATATTAGCAATTTATCAGAAGTGAGTATAAAATTATTGTTTTCCCTAGCAGATATTAAAGCAGGATTAAATGAGCGATATATTAGAGAAGGATTTGAACAAAGGTTTAAAAAAATAGAGAAATTGTTGAGGTTGCAGGGTATAGAGATTAATTCAGATAATATTGATGTTGTGTTCCAGTATGCAAGGCCACTAAATGAAACGGATATTATTGATAATATTAAGGTGCTGAAGGAATTAGGAGTAATGAGTTTACAGAGTGCTATTGAGAATTGTCCAATGATATACGATGTTGGAAGTGAAATGGAAAGATTAGGTAAAGAAGGGAATGGATTGGAGAATACGGATATTGTAAATAGTTAA